One genomic region from Equus asinus isolate D_3611 breed Donkey chromosome 10, EquAss-T2T_v2, whole genome shotgun sequence encodes:
- the UBE2QL1 gene encoding ubiquitin-conjugating enzyme E2Q-like protein 1 isoform X2 — protein MATLLRKIGLIRLHNRDTEDPKHHHNHRGGGSGQQSASLRGKGGSKSGGHKPQQQHPPGGAGDTSPGPGKGKGKRAPELAPRDKPPQPAAGAAGAAGAGGPRERAAGARAGPGPAGAAAAAAAAAAGGSLVPAARQQHCTQVRSRRLMKELQDIARLSDRFISVELVDESLFDWNVKLHQVDKDSVLWQDMKETNTEFILLNLTFPDNFPFSPPFMRVLSPRLENGYVLDGGAICMELLTPRGWSSAYTVEAVMRQFAASLVKGQ, from the exons ATGGCCACGCTGCTCCGCAAAATCGGGCTCATCCGCCTGCACAACCGGGACACCGAGGACCCCAAGCACCACCACAACCAccgcggcggcggcagcggccaGCAGAGCGCGTCGCTGCGCGGCAAGGGCGGCTCCAAGAGCGGCGGCCACAAGCCCCAGCAGCAGCACCCCCCCGGGGGCGCGGGCGACACGAGCCCCGGGCCCGGCAAGGGCAAGGGCAAGCGCGCTCCGGAGCTGGCCCCGCGCGACAAGCCGCCGCagccggcggcgggggcggcgggggcggcgggcgcCGGGGGCCCCCGGGAGCGGGCGGCGGGCGCcagggcggggccgggcccggcgggggcggcggcggcggcggcggcggcggcggcgggcggcagCCTGGTGCCCGCGGCGCGCCAGCAGCACTGCACGCAGGTGCGCAGCCGGCGGCTCATGAAGGAGCTGCAGGACATCGCGCGCCTCAGCGACCGCTTCATCTCCGTGGAGCTGGTGGACGAGAGCCTCTTCGACTGGAACGTGAAGCTGCACCAGGTGGACAAGGACTCGGTGCTGTGGCAGGACATGAAGGAGACCAACACCGAGTTCATCCTGCTCAACCTCACCTTCCCCGACAACTTCCCCTTCTCGCCGCCTTTCATGCGGGTGCTCAGCCCGCGCCTGGAGAACGGCTACGTGCTGGACGGCGGCGCCATCTGCATGGAGCTGCTCACGCCGCGCGGCTGGTCCAGCGCCTACACCGTGGAGGCCGTCATGCGCCAGTTCGCCGCCAGCCTGGTTAAGGGCCAG TGA